ATGGATGGTTTTTTCCAATTCTCGACCGGCACGGCCCAGGCGTGCCTCCTTTGCATCGGGAATCGGTGCTAGCGATTTTCATGAAGGGCGATGCTGCGGAAGTCGCCATGAAGGTGAAATCCGTGCAGGGCGTCGATGATTGCACGGCTCATCGGTGCATCGAAGGGGCTGTGGCCTGCGCCGTCCACGAAAAGCAGCCGGCTGCCACCCGCCACCTCGTGCAGGCGCCACGCGTTGACCGGCCGGCACACGAGGTCGAGGCGGCCATGCAGGATGCAGACGGGCATCGCCCCAAGCTGGCCGGCCATTCCGAGCACGGCTTCTTCACCCAGGAAGCAGGCATGGGCGAGGTAATGCGCCTGCACGCGGTACTTGTCGATGGCGGCGAGCATGGCCTCGGCGTCCATCGCAGGCACTGGCAGCGGCGCTAGGCCAGGCGCGCTCAGCGCCCCCTCCCAGGCCATCCAGTGCCGCACCGCGCGTGCCGCGACGGCGGCATCCGCGGCGTGGACGGCGCTCAATACCTGCGCGGCGAGCCGTTCGGGCTCGACCCCATAGACCCCTTCGACGCCTGCCGCCAGCGTGGCCCAGGCTTCGGGCGCCAGCGCACCGGCGCCGCGGAAGAACCAGTCGATGTCCTCACGCCCCGTCAGGAAGATGCCACGCAGCAGGGCACCCAGGCAGCGCTCGGGGTGCGCGGCACAGTAGGCGACGCCAAGGCTGCTTCCCCAGGATCCGCCCATCACCAGCCAGCGGTCGATGCCAAGGTGGGCGCGCAAGGACTCGATGTCGGCAAGCAGATGTTGCGTCGTATTTGCCACAAGCGCGCCCCGTGGCTGGCTTCGTCCGCAGCCGCGCTGGTCGAACAGCACGGCACGGAAGCGGTCGGGGTCGAGAAGCCGCCGGTGCTGCGGGCTGCAGCCGCTGCCCGGGCCGCCATGCATGAACACCACAGGCAGGCCGTCGGGGTTTCCGCAATGCTCGTAATAAAGACGATGCCCGTCGCCCACCTCGAGCATGCCCGTGTCGAAGGGCTCGAGCGGAGGAAACAGAACAGCCTCCGTCTCTACACCGGCAACGCCAGCCCCTGAAACGGGGGCGGAGGCGGAGGCACAAGTAGAAGCAGAAGCGCTTCCTGCGCGAATATCAGCCCTTGGGGCACCAGAACGCTTGCTCATGTCTCGATCTTAGGCGCTCGGCACGTGTCGCAGGGCATCGAGCGCGCATCTCATGAAAATCATGAGGCCAGGTTCCACGTCCTCACGATGCCCGGCTATGAGAACTCGCCCATGATCCCTCGTGTGGCCTTGCCCAAAAGCGCCACGATGACCAACACCGACAGGAGACACATCATGAAATGGGAAACCCCGGCCGCCTGCGATTTTCGTTTCGGCTTTGAAATCACGATGTACATCGCCAACCGCTGATCGGCCGACTGGGCGGCTCCTCGGAGCCGCCCAGTCACGTTTACCGGAGGTCGCGTGAGGATTCACGTACTGGGTTCTGCCGCCGGCGGCGGCTTTCCGCAGTGGAACTGCAACTGCCCGAACTGCGACGGTGTCCGCAGGGGCCGCATCCGGGCTTCGGCGCGCACGCAATCGTCGATCGCCGCCAGCGGCGACGGTGAGAACTGGGTGCTGTTCAACGCCTCGCCCGACGTGTTGCAGCAGATCCGCAACTTCCCGGCGCTGCAGCCGGCACGCGCGCTGCGCGATACGGCGATCGCCGCGATCGTGCTGATCGACGCGCAGATCGATCACACCACCGGCCTCTACATGCTGCGCGAGCATCGCACGCCCTGGCCGGTGTGGTGCACGCCCGGCGTGCGCGAAGACCTGTCCGTCGGCAACCCCATCTTCGGCGTGCTGGCGCACTACGCCGGCATCGACTGGCGCGCGCTCCCGCTCAACGACCGCTTCTCCATCGACGGTGCGCCGGGCCTCGCCTTCGAGGCCTTGTCGCTGACCAGCAATGCGCCGCCGTATTCGCCGCACCGCGACAAGCCACAGCCTGGCGACAACATCGGCGTCACGCTCTTCGACGCGGCGAGCGGAAAGCGGGTTTTCTACGCGCCGGGGCTGGGCGAAATGGAGCCCCATGTGTGGGCGGCCATGCAGCGGGCCGACTGCGTGCTCGTCGACGGCACCTTGTGGACCGACGACGAGATGATCCGCCTCGGCGCCTCGTCCAAGACATCGCGCGCCATGGGCCACCTGCCGCAATCCGGCCCGGGCGGCATGCTCGAATGGCTGGATCGCCTGCCGCGCGCAACGCGCAAGGTGCTGATCCACATCAACAACACCAACCCTATCCTCGACGAGGACAGCCCGCAGCGCGCCGAGCTGATCGCCCGCGGCATCGAGGTCGCTTTTGACGGCATGGAGATCGCCCTGTGAACGCCCGCATGCAGACCGCCGCACCGCCCGAAGCCGCTCACGCCGAACTTCTCGCCGCCCGAGGGGCCGGCGCCAGCGACCTGCCGCCCTGGAGTGCGGAGGAATTCGAAGCCCTGTTGCGCGAGAAGGGCACGAGCTACCACATCTACCATCCCTTCCACGTGATGATGGCCGAAGGCAAGCTCACCCGCTCGCAGTTGCAGGGATGGGTCGCGAACCGCTTCTACTACCAGATCGCCATCCCGGTGAAGGACGCCGCGATCCTGTCGAACTGCAGCGACCGCGAGATCCGCCGCGAGTGGATCCAGCGCATCCTCGACCACGACGGCTATGCTCAGTTGGGTGATGGCGGAGGCGGTCAAGACCCCGGCGGCATCGAAGCCTGGATCCGGCTGGGCGAGGCCGTGGGCCTTACCCGCGACGACGTCACCTCGCTGCGCTACGTGGCCCCCGCCGCGCGCTTCGCGGTCGACGCCTACATCAACTTCGCCCGCCAGCGCCCGTGGCAGGAAGCCGTCGCATCCAGCCTGACCGAACTCTTCGCGCCGCACATCCACCAGCAGCGCATCGACACCTGGCCGACGCAGTACCCGTGGGTCGACACCGCCGGCCTGCAGTACTTCCGGAACCGCCTCACCCAGGCAAGGCGTGACGTCGAGCACGGCCTGCGCTTCACCCTCGACTACTTCAGCCAGAGCCGTGCGCTGCAGCAACGCGCGCTCGACATCCTGCAGTTCAAGCTCGACGTGCTGTGGGCGCTGGCCGATGCGATCATGCTGAGCCAGTGCGAGGTGCACATCGCCGGGCCGCGCGAACTGAGGGCGAGGGCGCAATGAGCGAGAGCGCCGGCTTCAGTCTCAACGCCCACCCGCGCATCTCGCGCAGGTTCCGCCTGCAATGGGAGGATGCCCAGCAGGCCTGGGTGCTGCTCTACCCCGAAGGCATGGTCAAGCTCAACCAGAGCGCCGGCGAGATCCTGCAGCGTTGCGACGGCACCCGCAGCACGCTCGACATCGTCGCCGATCTCGAGCGCACGTTCGCCACCACCGGTCTGCTGGCCGACGTGCAGGCTTTCCTCGGCATGGCAAGGCAGCAGCACTGGATCGAGGCCTGACATGAACGCAGCGCACGCAACGCCCGTATCGTCCGCGACGCAACCGGGGCCGCCGTTGTGGCTGCTGGCCGAACTCACCTACCGCTGCCCGCTGCACTGCGTGTTCTGCTACAACCCGGTCGATTTCGCCCATACGCCGGATGAACTTTCCACCGCCGACTGGCTGCGCGTGCTGCGCGAGGCGAGGGCGGCCGGCAGCGTTCAGTGCGGTTTCTCCGGCGGCGAACCGCTGCTGCGCGAGGACCTCGAGGAGCTGGTGGCCGAGGCGCACAGGCTCGGCTTCTACACGAACCTGCTGACCTCGGGCGTCGGTCTTTCCGATGCGCGGGCGAGGGCGCTGAAGGATGCGGGGCTGGACCACATCCAGCTCTCCTTCCAGGACTCCACGAAGGAACTCAACGACTTCCTGTCGCATACCCGTACCTTCGAGCTCAAGCAGAAGGTCGCTGCCATCATCAAGGACCACGGCTGGCCGATGGTGATGAACTGCGTGATCCATCGCCTCAACATCGACTACATCGACCGCATCATCGACATGGCGGTGGAACTGGATGCCGAGTACCTGGAGCTCGCCAACAGCCAGTACTACTCCTGGGCGCTGCTCAACCGCGACCAGTTGCTGCCCTCGCGCGAGCAGATCGAGCGCGCCGAACGGGTCACCAACGAACGCCGCCAGCGCTACGGCGACCGCATCCGCATCTTCTTCGTCGTGCCCGATTACTACGAGACGCGACCCAAGAAGTGCATGAACGGCTGGGGCAACGTGTTCCTCACCGTCACGCCCGACGGCACCGCCTTGCCCTGCCACACGGCGCGCATGCTGCCCGGGCTGGCCTTCCCGAACGTGCGCGACATGGACGTACGCGGTATCTGGTACGACTCCGAGGGCTTCAACCGCTACCGTGGCGACGGCTGGATGAAAGAGCCCTGCCGCAGCTGCCCGGAAAAGGAGAAGGACCTGGGCGGATGCCGCTGCCAGGCCTTCATGCTCGCCGGCGATCCGGCCGCCGCCGATCCGGTGTGCGACAAATCCCCCTCGCACGACAAGGTGCTGGGAGCGGTCGACCGCGCCCAGCGCGGTGAGCCGCTGCTGCGCGAGAGGCCGCTGGTGTTCCGCGGGCCGGAGGAGTCGCGCCGGCGACCGAAGCTGCATGGCGAACCGATCGTGGTGGACCAGGACGCGGCACGGGCACGATGAGGGCGCGGCGTCAGCCACACTGTCGCGGGCATGCGACGGCTTTGCCCAGTGATCAGACTTCGATCAGCCCGCTCCGCACCGCGATCAGCGTCAGTTCGGCGGCGTTGCTGGCATTGAGCTTCTGCTTGATGTGATACAGGTGGGTGCCGACCGTGCTGGGGCACAGGTTGTGGCTGCTTGCCACTTCGGACACCGATCGGCCCTGGGCAAGCTGGATGAAGACCGCGAACTCCTTCTCGGTCAGCGCCTCGAGCGGATCGGCATTGCCGCCCAGTTGCGCCAGCGCCAGTTGCGGCGCGAGTTCGGGATCGAGATAGCGCCTGCCACGCGCCACCAGTCCGACCGCACGGATGAACTCCTGCGGCTCGGCCCGCTTTGACAGATAACCGGTGGCACCGGCCTTGAGCGCACGACTCGGGATCTGGGCGTCCTCGTGGGCTGACAGCATCAGCACCCGCGCCTCCGGGGCATGTGCCCGCAGGCGTTCCAGCGCGGTGATGCCGCCGATGCCCGGCATGGATACGTCCATCACCAGCGCATCGGGTCTCAGCGCCTGGTATTGCGCCACCGCGGTCTCGCCGCTATCGGCCTCGCCCACGACCTGAGCGCCCGCTCCCTCGAGCAGCAGGCGGAATCCCATGCGCACGACGGCGTGGTCATCGGCCAGCAGGATGCGCAGCGTGTCCAGCGTCGAACCCAACTCAAGTCTCCTGTGTGCGGTCCCGATGGGGCAGGCGGGCACACACGCTGAGCCCACCGCTCGGGGGCGATTCGAAATACAGCTCGCCATGCAGTTCGCTGACGCGCTCCCGCATTCCCAGCACGCCAAAACGGTCCGGCGCAGCCGCGCCCGAAAACCCGCGCCCGTTGTCGCGCACCCGCAGTTCGAGCATCGCACCGATGCGCTTCAGGCTCACCTCGACCTGTGTCGCCCCCGCGTGCCGGGCGACGTTGGTCAGGCTTTCCTGCAGCAGGCGCAGCACGGTCAGGGCCAGCTTCTCGGGGACGGGTGCGTTCAGGGTCGCAAGGTCCAGCACCACCTGAACGCCAGGGTGGTGATTGGACCACAGCGAACAGTAGTCGCGCACCGCGTCGGCGATGGCGACATCAGCCACCGCGCTGCCAGGTCGCAGGCGCTGCAGGATGGAGCGCACGCCATCCTGCATCTGCCCGGTCATCGCCAGGATGGCCTGGGCGCTGCCGTGGATGGGCGGCAGCTGCTCGCTGCGCTGCATGATGGCGCCGGCAATCGCGCGCACGGCGGTGATCGACTGGCCCAGCTCGTCGTGCAGCTCGCGCGCAATGACGCGGCGCTCCTCCTCGAGGCGCGCATGCAGTTCGCGGGAGAAGGCCTGGTCCTGTTCGAGGCGGGCATTCTGCGCGCGCGTGCTGTCGAGGCTGTCGGCGAGCCGGTTGTAGCTGCGCGCCAGCAGGTCGACCTCGGCGACCGGGTAGGCTGGCAACCGGGTCTGGAAGTCGCCTTCGGCACCGCGGACGAGCGCATCCCGAATCTGCGCAAGCGGGGCGAGCGCGCGATCCAGCGCCGCGCGGCTGACGACCCAGCCGAACACCAGCAGCGCGCAGGCCCAGCCGAATCCGGCCACGACGTTGTCCCATGCATCGAGCACTGCGCGCGACGCGTCGGGCACCATCCGGATCTGAAGTTCGCCGGCGGCGTAATCGCGGGTGGCCAGTTCAGGCGTCAGCAGCTCGGCGAACCAGGACGGCGCGAAGCGGCCCGCCTTGTAGGTCGGCGCGGGGGACACGTAGCGCAACTCGCCCTCCGGGCCGAAAACCTCCAACTGGTTCGCGCGAACACGGCCGACTGCGCTCAGGTGGGACATCAGCCGTGCCAGCCCCTCGTCGCCGTCACGCACCGTCTCGTCGACCAGCACGATCAGCCACTGCTCGGCGACGCGGGTTGCCGCCTGGATCTCTTCCTGGATCGCGTGCCGGGTCTCGCGCACCCAGGTGATGCTGCCGACCACGAGGACGAGGACGAGCAGGGCCGTCAGGACCAGGACGACCCGGCTGCGCAGTGAGATCCCTGCGGGCGAGGAGAGACGGAAGCGCACGTTCATGATCAGTCAGAAGCAGGGTTCATGCCGCCGCCTTCGGCCGCAGGCTGGCACGGGCAAAGAAGCGCCCGCCACCGCAGGTCCGCAGGACGAAGGGCTCGGACTGCGCGAGCGCGGCCTGCCCCACGAGCCCGGGCCAGGGCGCATCGAAACAGTCCGGACACCGCAGGCTGGCGCGCCGCTCGTCGATCTCGAGCAGGGTGCGTGCAACGCGGTTGCCAACCACCAGGCGGCTGTCGTGATCGAAGACCGCCAGCGCCTCGAGCGGGCTACCCAGCACCCCGGGGTGCGTATGGAAACGGAGCATCAGGAACCCGCGTTCGTCGCTCTCGATCAGCCTGTGCTCGATGATGCCGGCGGTCGTCTGCAGCAGGGCGCCGGCATGGCTCAGGTTGTCGAAGGGGGCGGCCGACAGGTCGAGGATGCCGAGCACCCCGCCCAACGGTGCGAGGATGGGCGCCGTGATGCCCATGACGATCCGGTTGCCCGCAAAGACGGCAAAGGTGCCCGACTCCGCATCGTCCGCATCCACGCCGGGGCGCCCCCCGAAGCCGTCGGTCACGCCGGCCGACGGCTCCCGGCTGAAGGGCGGCTCCGGGTGCTGGGGGCCGACCACGCCGAGGACGAAGCCCTGCCGGTCTGCAAGGAGCACCGTGAGGGAAGGGCTGGCCAGTTGCTGATGCAGGCTTTCCATGGCCGGCATCGAGAACGCAAGCAGGCGCTCATGCTCGGCATCGAGCACGTCGCCGGCAGCGAGAGGCGCCGGGAAACCCGATTCTGCGACGTGCTCGGTTTGATCTGCTCGGCTCATGTTGCGGGTCGTCCTGTGACCGGGATCGCGACCCAAGCTCTGCTGGAGCTGCCTGTTGCGGTCGCAGCGACGACGATGCAGATTTCGTGCCGCAGCGATCGGTCATCGCACATGCGTCGGCGGAGCATGGAGCAGCCGGTTGGCTGTTTCAGGATTGAACACCTGCTCCCAATCGAAGCAGGCATGGCTTCGCAACAGCCCGGCCAGACGACAAGAACCCGCGCTGATCTGCCTGAAAACACGGCCCGGCGCGCCTTTCGGCACGTTTACTGCTATGTGCAGCCAGGGGCCGGCGCCGTATCCAGTGCGCCCGAGCCGAGGACACGAATCCGGGAGGGGGCATGCGCACGATGTTTCGGGTCTGGCTGGCCATGCTGGCGACGGTCTGCGCGTTCAGCGCGACGTCATCGCGCGCCGCGGAACTGCCGACGATCCGCGTCGGCGTGCTGCAGTTCGGCACGGTCAGCTGGGAACTCGAGGCCATGCAGCGTGCGGGGCTCGACACCCGGACCGGCATCCGCCTGCAGGTCGTGCCGCTGGCGCTGAAGGACGCGGCCAACGTCGCCATGCTCGGCAGCGCGGTCGATGTCATCGTGAACGACTGGATCTGGGTCGCACGCCAGCGTGCGGAAGGGCGCGATTTCACCTTCGTGCCGTACTCGCTCGCAGTGGGCGGCATCATGGTGAGGCCCGACGCCGGCATCACCGGCTTTGCCGATCTGCGCGGCAAACGCCTCGGCATCGCGGGCGGCCCGCTCGACAAGAGCTGGCTGCTGCTGCGCGCCTACGCACGGCGCACGGTGGGCGAGGATGCGGCCACGTGGCTCAAGCCCGACTTCGTCGCGCCGCCGCTGCTCAACGAACTGATGTTCAAGGGCGAACTGCCCGCCGGTCTCAACTTCTGGCACTACGCCGCCCGGCTGCAGGCCGCGGGCATGGTGCCGCTGCTCAGCATGGAAGAGATCCTCGCGACGCTCGACGTCAAGGCCGAGTTGCCGCTGGTGGGCTGGGTGTTCCGCGAGCAATGGGCGGCCAGCAATCCGGCCCTGATCCGTGGTTTCCTGCAGGCGTCGGCGGAGACGAAACGCCTGCTGCGCGAATCCGACGAGGCCTGGCTGGCGCTGCGTCCGTCGATGAAGGTCGACGACGACGCCACCTTCGTCGCACTGCGCGAGGGCTACCGGGCCGGCATTCCCGCCGCCACGATGGGCGAAGCCGAGGCGGTGGCAAGCAAGGTGTTCGACATCCTCGCCGCGGAAGGCGGCGCCGCCCTGGTGGGCAATGCGCGCACCTTGGCGACGGGCACATTCTGGACGGAGCGCGCGGATCGGTGACGGTCAAGGCACAGTACGGACCGCGCATGTCAGCCCATCCGCACAAGAGGGCCAGCGCACAGGAAAGCGCCAGCGCATCCCCGCCTGCCCGCAGGGATGCGCTGACCCGATTTGCGTCGCTGCTGGTCTTCGTGCTCGTATGGCATGTGGCTGCGCTCGCCGCCGACACCTCGACGCTGCCGCCACCGCTCACGGTGTTCGAGCGCATCGTGGCCGAGACCGTCTCGCTCGCGCTGCCGCAGCACCTCGTCACCACGCTGTCGCGCGTCGTCATCAGCTTCGGCGCGGCCATGCTGATCGGCACTGCCATCGGCATTGCCATGGGCCACTGGCGCAGGCTCGACCTGTTCCTCGACGGCTGGCTCGTGCTCGGGCTCAACATCCCGGCGCTGGTGACCATCATCCTGTGCTACGTGTGGTTCGGCCTCAACGACACCGCCGCCATCGTCGCCGTCGCCATCAACAAGATCCCGACGGTCGTGGTCACGGTGCGCGAGGGTGCGCGCGCGGTCGATCCGCGCCTGATGCAGGTGGCGCGCGCCTACCGCCTGTCACGCTGGCGAACCTTCACGAAGGTCTATCTGCCGCAGCTGCAGCCCTACCTGATGGCGGCCGCGCGTTCGGGCCTGTCGCTGATCTGGAAGATCGTGCTGGTGGTCGAGTTGCTCGGCCGCAGCAACGGCATCGGCTTCCAGCTCAACGTGTTCTTCCAGTTCTTCGACATCACCGGCATCCTCGCCTACACCCTGGTGTTCGCGGCCATCGTGCTGCTGGTCGAGGCGCTGGTGCTGCGCCCGCTGGAACGGCGTGTGACGCGGTGGAGGGGCTGACCGTGCTCGAGATCGACATCGCGCGCAAGACCTACCCCGATCGCGGCGGCCATCCCCACCTGGCGCTTGAAGCCCTGCGCATGCGGGTGCGCCCGGGCGAATTCGCCTGCGTCGTCGGTCCCTCGGGCTGCGGCAAGAGCACGCTGCTCAACCTGGTGGGCGGGCTGGATGCGGATTTCCAGGGGCGGGTCGCGCTCGACGGCCGCCCGCCCGCCAGCGGCGTCGGCTTCATGTTCCAGGAGCCGCGGCTGATGCCCTGGCTGACCGTGCTCGACAACGTACGGCTGGTGCTGGGCGACGACCCCGAGGGTCCGGAACGGGCGCGGCGCCTGCTGGCGGCGATGGAACTCGGCGACGTGCTCGACGCCTTCCCGGGGCGTTTGTCCGGCGGCATGCAGCGCCGCGTCGCGCTCGCCCGCGCCTTCGTCATCGAACCGCGGCTGCTGCTGATGGACGAGCCCTTCGTATCGCTCGATGCGCCGACCGCCGACCGCCTGCGTGCGATGCTGATCGACATCTGGCGCGAACGCCAGACCACGGTGCTGTTCGTGACCCACGACCTGCGCGAAGCGCTCGCACTCGGCGACCGCGTGTTCTTCCTGTCGGACGCGCCGGCGCGGGTGGTGCTCGAGTTGCCGGTCGGGCTCGAACGGCCACGCAGCCCCGGGGATCCTGCCATTCACGCGCTGCAGCAGCAGGTGCTCGAGCGGCATCCGGAGTTGCTGGCGGGCCTGGTCACCAAGCCGGACACCACAAGCCAGGAGGCAAGCCTTGACCCGCCCTGAACACCGTTCCGCAGCCGACCACGCGTCTGCCTCCGTTGCCGGTCCTGGTGCGATGCCGCGCAACGACTGGCTGCTGCAGGTCGAGGACGTGCGCAAGTCCTATGGCCCGCGGGAGGCGCTCAAGGGCGTCAGCCTGGCCGTCGGCCCGGGAGAGTTCGTCGCCCTGCTGGGGCCGAACGGGGCGGGAAAGAGCACGCTGTTCCAGCTGCTGACCGGGCTGTTCAACGCCGACGCCGGCCAGGTGCGCGTGTGCGGCCACGACATGCGGCACGCGCCGGTGAGGGCGCTCGGCCGCATCGGCGTCGTCTTCCAGCAGATGACGCTCGATCTGGACCTGACGGTGGAGGCCAACCTCATCTTCCACGCCCGCCTGCACGGCCTGGGACGCGCGGAAAGCCAGGCCCGCATCGCTGACGCCTTGCAGAGCCTGGGTCTGACCGAACGCGCGCACGACCGTGTACGCGAACTGTCCGGCGGCAACCGGCGCAAGGTGGAACTGGCGCGGGCACTGATCCACCGTCCGGCCGTGCTGCTGATGGACGAAGCCACGGTGGGCCTGGACCCGGCCTCGCGCCGCCACCTGCTGGACGAGGTACTGGCCCTGCGCGCGAACGGCGTTGCCGTGCTGTGGGCCTCGCATCTGGTCGATGAAGCCGAAGCGGCCGATCGCGTGATCGTGCTTCACAAGGGAAAGATTCTGGCGGAAGGGTCGCCGCAGGCACTGGTCGACGCCACCGGCGCCGACTCGCTCGCTGCGGCCTTCCTGCAGATGACGGGAGGCACCGAAGCCGCCACCCCAAGTTTGGAGTAGGACCACGGCAACAACCGAAGACGTACCACCATCGAGGAGACAATCACAATGAGCCATGAACAATCCGCCCCCTCCCTGAAACGCATCGCCGGCGCACTCGCCACCGGGCTGTTGCTCTCGCTGCCCCTTGGGCCCGCCGTGGCCAAGGACACCGGCTACATCTTCGTCAGCAGCGAGAACGACAACGCGGTGACGGTGCTGGACGGCAAGACCCACGCCGTGGTGAAGACCATCGCGACCGGCGAGCGTCCGCGCGACATGAAGCTCAACGCGGCGCGCGACAAGCTCTACGTCATCGCGTCCAACTCGGAGCGCGTCGATATCATCGACATCGCCAAACTTGCGGTCGAGCGCTCGGTGGACGTCGGCGAGGACCCCGAGATGTTCGACCTGAGCAAGGACGGCAGCCGCTTCTACGTCTCGAACGAGGAAGACGCCAAGGTGTCGGTGATCGACATCGCCGCCAACAAGGTGCTGGCCGAGATCGAGGTGGGCGAGGAGCCCGAGGGCGTGATGATCAGCCCCGACGGCAAGAAGCTCTACGTCACCTCCGAGGTCGCCAACATGGTGCACGTCATCGACACCGCCACCAACGAGGTCAAGGCCAACATCGTCGTCGGCAACCGTCCGCGCCGCTTCGCCGCCACGCCGGACGGCAGCGAGGTCTGGGTGACGAACGAACTCGGCGGCTCGGTCACCGTCCTCGACGGCGTCAAGGACGAGATCAAGGGCACCGTCTCCTTCACGCCCAAGGGCTTCCGCGCCGACGACGTGACGCCGGTCGGCATCACGATGACGCGCGACGGCAAGACCGCCTACGTGACGCTCGGCCGCGCCAACCACTTCGCCGTGGTCGACGTCGCCAGCCGCGCGGTCAAGGACTACGTGCTGGTCGGCCAGCGCGCCTGGGGTGCGACGCTGAACCGCGATGAAAGCCTGCTGTTCGTGGTCAACGGCCTGTCGGACGACGTTTCCATCATCGACACCAAGAGCAGCAAGGTGATCAAGTCGGTGCCGGTCGGCCGCGTGCCGCACACCGCGGTGATCGACGACTGACCTGCGCATGCCCCGCACCGCAGCCCGCTTGGCGGCTGCGGTGCGGGGCTCCCATCGCCGACAGCGGGCTGCAAACGCGCCCGCACCTCCAACGACCTGCCCAGAGGCCGCACCATGTCTCTCCGCCGACTTCTCCACGCCAGCGCCTTCGCCGCGGCCACCCTGTGCGCCAGCCTGCCGGCTGCCGCCGAAACCGTCCGCTTCGGTTTCCTCGAACTCGACCGCAACCCCGCCTACGACGACAAGCGCACCTTCTTCCGCACGCTGTCGCAGCCGCTTGGCTCACCGGTCATCGGCGCCGAAGTGGCCCTGCGCGAAGCGCGTTTCGTCGGCCAGGCGCTGAAGCTGGAGTTCGCGCTCGAGCGCGCGAAAGGGGCGGACGCCGCCGCGCTGATCGCCGAGGCCAACCGGTTGCAGGCTGCCGGCGTGCGCTACTTCCTGGTCGACGCGCCGGCAGCCGTCGTCGCCGAACTGGCGAAGGCCACGCGCGGCAGCGAGATGGTGCTGTTCAACGTGTCGGCGGCTGACGATGCGCTGCGCCAGGCCCAATGCCAGCCCCACCTGTTCCACACCCTGCCGAACCACGCCATGCAGTCCGACGCGATGGCCCAGTACCTCGTGTCGCGCAAGTGGCGTTCGGTGCTGCTGCTCGAAGGCCCGCTGGCCGACGACAAGCTGATCTCGGCCGCCTTCGAGAACTCGGCCCGGCGGCTCGGCATCAAGATCGTCGACAAGCGCCAGTTCGTGCTGAGCAACGATCCGCGCCAGCGCGAGCAGGGTAACGTCGCGCTGCTCACCGCCGGCAAGGACTATGACGCAATCTTCGTCGCCGATTCGGACGGCGAGTTCGCCCGCGGCGTGCCCTACCGCACGGTGCTGCCGCGTCCGGTGGTGGGCGCCGAAGGGCTGGTGGCCGAAGCCTGGCACTGGGCCTGGGAGCGCCACGGCGCGCCGCAACTCACCAGCCGCATGGTCAAGCAAGGCGGCCGCCATCCCGGCAGCGGGGACTGGGCCGCATGGATCGCCGTGAAGGCGGTCGTCGAATCGGTGGTGCGGACC
This genomic window from Thauera humireducens contains:
- a CDS encoding ABC transporter substrate-binding protein; this translates as MRTMFRVWLAMLATVCAFSATSSRAAELPTIRVGVLQFGTVSWELEAMQRAGLDTRTGIRLQVVPLALKDAANVAMLGSAVDVIVNDWIWVARQRAEGRDFTFVPYSLAVGGIMVRPDAGITGFADLRGKRLGIAGGPLDKSWLLLRAYARRTVGEDAATWLKPDFVAPPLLNELMFKGELPAGLNFWHYAARLQAAGMVPLLSMEEILATLDVKAELPLVGWVFREQWAASNPALIRGFLQASAETKRLLRESDEAWLALRPSMKVDDDATFVALREGYRAGIPAATMGEAEAVASKVFDILAAEGGAALVGNARTLATGTFWTERADR
- a CDS encoding ABC transporter permease codes for the protein MSAHPHKRASAQESASASPPARRDALTRFASLLVFVLVWHVAALAADTSTLPPPLTVFERIVAETVSLALPQHLVTTLSRVVISFGAAMLIGTAIGIAMGHWRRLDLFLDGWLVLGLNIPALVTIILCYVWFGLNDTAAIVAVAINKIPTVVVTVREGARAVDPRLMQVARAYRLSRWRTFTKVYLPQLQPYLMAAARSGLSLIWKIVLVVELLGRSNGIGFQLNVFFQFFDITGILAYTLVFAAIVLLVEALVLRPLERRVTRWRG
- a CDS encoding ABC transporter ATP-binding protein, with amino-acid sequence MLEIDIARKTYPDRGGHPHLALEALRMRVRPGEFACVVGPSGCGKSTLLNLVGGLDADFQGRVALDGRPPASGVGFMFQEPRLMPWLTVLDNVRLVLGDDPEGPERARRLLAAMELGDVLDAFPGRLSGGMQRRVALARAFVIEPRLLLMDEPFVSLDAPTADRLRAMLIDIWRERQTTVLFVTHDLREALALGDRVFFLSDAPARVVLELPVGLERPRSPGDPAIHALQQQVLERHPELLAGLVTKPDTTSQEASLDPP
- a CDS encoding ABC transporter ATP-binding protein, with the translated sequence MTRPEHRSAADHASASVAGPGAMPRNDWLLQVEDVRKSYGPREALKGVSLAVGPGEFVALLGPNGAGKSTLFQLLTGLFNADAGQVRVCGHDMRHAPVRALGRIGVVFQQMTLDLDLTVEANLIFHARLHGLGRAESQARIADALQSLGLTERAHDRVRELSGGNRRKVELARALIHRPAVLLMDEATVGLDPASRRHLLDEVLALRANGVAVLWASHLVDEAEAADRVIVLHKGKILAEGSPQALVDATGADSLAAAFLQMTGGTEAATPSLE
- a CDS encoding PQQ-dependent catabolism-associated beta-propeller protein; amino-acid sequence: MSHEQSAPSLKRIAGALATGLLLSLPLGPAVAKDTGYIFVSSENDNAVTVLDGKTHAVVKTIATGERPRDMKLNAARDKLYVIASNSERVDIIDIAKLAVERSVDVGEDPEMFDLSKDGSRFYVSNEEDAKVSVIDIAANKVLAEIEVGEEPEGVMISPDGKKLYVTSEVANMVHVIDTATNEVKANIVVGNRPRRFAATPDGSEVWVTNELGGSVTVLDGVKDEIKGTVSFTPKGFRADDVTPVGITMTRDGKTAYVTLGRANHFAVVDVASRAVKDYVLVGQRAWGATLNRDESLLFVVNGLSDDVSIIDTKSSKVIKSVPVGRVPHTAVIDD
- a CDS encoding ABC transporter substrate-binding protein; the protein is MSLRRLLHASAFAAATLCASLPAAAETVRFGFLELDRNPAYDDKRTFFRTLSQPLGSPVIGAEVALREARFVGQALKLEFALERAKGADAAALIAEANRLQAAGVRYFLVDAPAAVVAELAKATRGSEMVLFNVSAADDALRQAQCQPHLFHTLPNHAMQSDAMAQYLVSRKWRSVLLLEGPLADDKLISAAFENSARRLGIKIVDKRQFVLSNDPRQREQGNVALLTAGKDYDAIFVADSDGEFARGVPYRTVLPRPVVGAEGLVAEAWHWAWERHGAPQLTSRMVKQGGRHPGSGDWAAWIAVKAVVESVVRTNNAPFAQQVAYLAGDEITIDGFKGNKLGFRPWDRQLRQPILLATHNAVVERAPIQGFLHQTNNMDTLGFDQRDSQCKP